The Haloterrigena turkmenica DSM 5511 genome includes the window GCCGGCGATTCGGTCGAGCAGCGCGCTCTCGGGTTCGTCGGCGACGACCTCCTCGCGGTAGGTCGGCGCGCCGGCGAACTCGGATTCGATCGACTCGAACATCCGCTTCATCTCGGCCGGCACGCCGGGCAGGACGTAGATATCCTCGACGACCGCGCCCGGAGCGACCCCCTCGTCGTTGTGCAACGCCCGGGCGCCGGCAGGCAGGTCCGCCGTCCCCGCGGTCAGGTCGTCCCGCGAGTAGCCCGACTCCTCGAGCCAGGCGAGCGCCTCGGCGTGTTCCTCGAGGTCGCGCCCGAGCGCGGCGGCGACGCCCTCCATGGTGACGTCGTCGTGGGTCGGCCCGAGGCCGCCGGTGACGACGACCGCGTCGTACTCGGCGCGGTACTCGTTGACGACGCGCGCGATATCGCCGATCCGATCCGGGACCGTGGTGACGCGTTCCACCGAGACGCCGCGCTCGTCGAGTCGTTCGCCGAGCCAGGTGGCGTTCGTGTTTGTCGTCTGCCCGGCGAGCAGTTCGTCTCCGACCGTGACGATCGCGACGTTCATACGGGACCGTTCGGGCCCCGGATTGAAACGAGTATCGAGGTTTCAGTCCGCGGTAGTCGGTGCATATCGGCAACCGCGGGCCGAACGTGGGCCTCGAGGAATCGTCGGCTATCGGAAAATTTCTGACGAGGAGTTGACCAGTTTAATCACCGACCAGTATACAACTGGACCGGTCAGGTAACCACAAGATTCAATCTTGATAATTCATTAGAGGATGAACGATGTCTCAGAGTCGGACGGATGGAGCCGAGGCGGATTCGACCGCGGTCCTCTCGGCGCTCGGGAATAAATACAGCGCAGAGATCCTCTGCGCCGCGGGAACACCGAAGTCGGCACAGGCCTTGAGCGAAGATATCGAGATCCCGATCGCGACGTGCTATCGGCGCATCGAGGAACTCGTCAACGCCGGACTGTTGACCTGCGAGGGCCGACAGCTCTCCGAAGAGGGGCGCCGCACGAACATCTACCGGCGAACCTTAGACGAGATCGAGGTCGACTTCTCGAAGGATCGCCCGCAGCTCTCCCAAAAGCGTCGAACGGAGGCCAAGAACAGACTGCAAGACCAGCTCAGGGACTGACTGAACCGTCTCGAGCGACCGAGGATCGACAGACCGAAAGCAGGGATGGGAGACGTCGACTGGAATCGACCGACGAGACGAACGATCGCTTTTCCGGGCCGGCGACCGGTCAACGCGATTTTTCGGACCTCGAGTGACTGTCGCGATCTACCGTTCGAGTCGAGGCCGTGAGCGAAGCGTCCGAACGCGGGCAGTAGCGAGTCGGCCGAACCGGCGCCGTCGCCAGTCGGTCATCCTTAAGTAATCCCACGGGAATACTGCGGTATGACCGAACCGTTCGACGGATCCGATCCAGCGGCCACGACCGACGATAGCGAGGCCGAACGTAGTGAGGCCTCGGCGGTAGCGAGTCGCGGACAGGACCCCGTCGTCGGCACCGAACGCGTCCTCCGAGTCGGCCACGACCGACCGATCAGGATCAGCACCGGCCATCGGATCCGCCACCACGACGGCAAGTGCGCGCGCCCGCACGGCCACAACTACGAGGTCGCCGTCACCGTCGTCGGCGAACTCGCCGACGAGGGCTGGGTCGCCGACAAGGGAGATATTACCGACGTCATCGACGAGTGGGATCACATGTTTCTCCTCGAGGCGGGCGATCCGCTGATCGAGGCCTTCGAGGCGTCGGGCGACAGCGATGCGGTCGTCGTCCTCGAGCACCCGCCGACCGCGGAGGTGATGAGCGTGCTCTTAGAGCGAAAGCTCCTGGCCGCACTCCCCGAAACCGTCTCCGACGTGCGGGTACAGGTC containing:
- a CDS encoding competence/damage-inducible protein A; its protein translation is MNVAIVTVGDELLAGQTTNTNATWLGERLDERGVSVERVTTVPDRIGDIARVVNEYRAEYDAVVVTGGLGPTHDDVTMEGVAAALGRDLEEHAEALAWLEESGYSRDDLTAGTADLPAGARALHNDEGVAPGAVVEDIYVLPGVPAEMKRMFESIESEFAGAPTYREEVVADEPESALLDRIAGVRERFDVSVGSYPGNSVRLAVQGTDEETVAAAAAWLRERVELAE
- a CDS encoding winged helix-turn-helix domain-containing protein, yielding MSQSRTDGAEADSTAVLSALGNKYSAEILCAAGTPKSAQALSEDIEIPIATCYRRIEELVNAGLLTCEGRQLSEEGRRTNIYRRTLDEIEVDFSKDRPQLSQKRRTEAKNRLQDQLRD
- a CDS encoding 6-pyruvoyl trahydropterin synthase family protein, with the protein product MTEPFDGSDPAATTDDSEAERSEASAVASRGQDPVVGTERVLRVGHDRPIRISTGHRIRHHDGKCARPHGHNYEVAVTVVGELADEGWVADKGDITDVIDEWDHMFLLEAGDPLIEAFEASGDSDAVVVLEHPPTAEVMSVLLERKLLAALPETVSDVRVQVNETSELCGGGRF